Proteins encoded within one genomic window of Methanosarcina barkeri str. Wiesmoor:
- a CDS encoding winged helix-turn-helix domain-containing protein: MDSSLIDLVFRSDKRKNLLILLDSGSKNIDEIKNTLDVTATSILPQIKKLIDHDLIVQEDKMYKLTVLGEFIIKKIKPLINALDVIEKNNSYWTGHDLNGIPRHLLERISELGDCTFIEPDLNHIYEPSQEIIDSMANAKHASTFASYFNPAYLPLYVELGRKDAELSLNFNQSVWNYLSKEHSNMIDELMGMDNVSLYVSKEGIKLTEITVTDRTMMLGLFDKNGKFDQQFIISSEPSALLWGQELFDYFKRLSRQVNKI; encoded by the coding sequence ATGGATTCTTCACTTATTGATCTTGTTTTCCGCTCTGATAAGAGAAAAAACCTTCTTATATTGCTGGATAGCGGCTCAAAAAATATTGACGAAATCAAGAACACACTGGATGTTACAGCCACCTCGATACTTCCCCAGATAAAGAAACTGATAGATCATGATCTGATTGTCCAGGAAGACAAAATGTATAAACTCACAGTCCTGGGAGAGTTCATCATCAAGAAGATAAAGCCCCTGATAAATGCTCTTGATGTAATTGAGAAAAACAACTCATACTGGACAGGTCACGATCTGAACGGAATTCCACGTCATCTTCTGGAACGTATATCCGAACTGGGGGATTGCACCTTTATAGAACCCGATCTGAACCATATCTATGAACCTTCTCAAGAAATAATTGACAGCATGGCCAATGCAAAGCATGCTTCTACTTTTGCTTCTTATTTCAACCCTGCTTATCTTCCCCTGTACGTTGAGCTTGGCAGAAAAGATGCCGAATTGTCCCTGAATTTTAATCAATCTGTCTGGAACTACCTATCAAAAGAACACTCAAATATGATAGATGAATTAATGGGCATGGACAACGTAAGTCTGTATGTTTCAAAAGAAGGAATAAAGCTTACTGAGATTACCGTGACTGATAGGACAATGATGCTGGGTCTTTTTGATAAAAATGGGAAATTCGACCAGCAATTCATTATAAGCTCTGAACCTAGCGCCCTTTTATGGGGTCAGGAGTTATTTGATTATTTCAAGAGACTTTCCAGACAGGTAAACAAGATCTGA
- a CDS encoding redox-regulated ATPase YchF, protein MSMTIGLAGKPNAGKSTFFKAATLADVEIANYPFTTINANHGVTYVRVECPCKEKEKRCGKCVDGVRLVPIDIIDVAGLVPDAYKGRGLGNTFLDELRQAQAIIHVVDASGGTDAEGNPVDIGDHDPLEDVAFLNREITMWLYGILERNWVKLARKIQAEGLKLEVVIAEQLAGAGIRESHVNAALIKTGLSRLDHVKWSEEDMIRLCDTMREISKPLLIAANKADIASRENLDRLKDLDRIVVPASAAAELALKSAAKNGLIKYSPGDRKFEVLGGDLTKAQKKGLEAIHKVIERLGSTGVQECINRTVFELLDLIVVYPVEDEGKWSDKSGNILPDAYLMKRGSTCHDLAYQIHTEIGDRFLYAVDARTRLRLGEKHELKNGDVIKIVSTAK, encoded by the coding sequence ATGTCAATGACTATAGGACTTGCAGGAAAACCCAATGCGGGAAAATCCACTTTTTTCAAAGCTGCTACACTCGCAGACGTTGAAATTGCAAATTATCCTTTTACAACTATTAATGCTAATCACGGAGTTACTTATGTGCGGGTTGAATGTCCCTGCAAAGAAAAGGAAAAAAGATGTGGAAAGTGTGTGGATGGGGTGAGGCTCGTCCCGATTGATATAATTGACGTTGCCGGACTTGTACCTGATGCGTACAAAGGAAGAGGACTTGGGAACACTTTTCTGGATGAACTAAGGCAGGCTCAGGCAATTATTCATGTAGTAGACGCCTCAGGTGGGACTGATGCCGAGGGCAATCCTGTAGATATCGGAGATCACGATCCTCTTGAAGACGTAGCTTTCCTGAACAGGGAAATTACAATGTGGCTTTATGGTATTCTGGAAAGAAACTGGGTCAAACTTGCCAGAAAAATCCAGGCCGAAGGGCTCAAGCTCGAAGTCGTAATTGCAGAACAGCTTGCTGGGGCAGGGATAAGAGAATCCCATGTGAATGCAGCTTTGATAAAGACAGGGCTTTCAAGACTGGACCACGTTAAATGGAGCGAAGAAGATATGATCCGGCTCTGCGACACAATGAGAGAGATCAGTAAGCCTCTGCTTATCGCCGCAAATAAAGCCGACATCGCCTCAAGAGAAAACCTGGACAGGCTTAAAGACCTCGATAGAATAGTAGTCCCTGCAAGTGCAGCAGCCGAACTGGCACTTAAGTCTGCAGCAAAAAACGGGCTTATTAAATATAGCCCCGGAGACAGGAAATTCGAGGTACTTGGTGGAGACCTTACAAAAGCCCAGAAAAAAGGGCTCGAAGCCATTCATAAAGTGATTGAGAGGCTTGGCAGTACAGGTGTTCAGGAATGCATAAACCGGACTGTCTTCGAGCTTCTGGACCTTATTGTTGTGTACCCAGTAGAAGACGAAGGAAAGTGGTCCGATAAAAGTGGGAATATTCTTCCTGACGCCTACCTTATGAAAAGGGGCTCTACCTGCCATGATCTTGCTTATCAGATACATACTGAAATAGGAGACCGGTTTTTGTACGCGGTAGATGCAAGGACAAGGCTCAGGCTTGGGGAAAAACATGAACTAAAAAATGGCGATGTAATCAAGATCGTATCCACTGCAAAGTAA
- a CDS encoding winged helix-turn-helix domain-containing protein: MDSSLLDVLFLSEKRKNLLLLLLDGPKNIEEIKNTLNVRSSPIMTQIKILMKQDLIVENNRLYKLSSIGEILVPKMKTILETFNVFDKNHDYWINQDMTSIPPEFLDEIGKLGNYIEVNPDRNHVFEYPKEVVEHLSESEKVRISSSFFLPIYPSLCIELAAKGTDITLVFTEYVYDRMLNDYKKELEHFLNLKHTKLYVCNNNNMKIASSIVTEEFMALSLFCNSGIYYNHNLVSFDESALKWGKGLFNHYKNIARPITKV, from the coding sequence ATGGATTCATCATTACTGGATGTTCTCTTTCTTTCAGAAAAAAGGAAAAATCTACTTTTACTGCTTCTGGACGGACCAAAGAACATCGAAGAAATCAAAAACACACTTAATGTCCGTTCGAGCCCAATAATGACCCAGATAAAGATACTGATGAAACAGGATCTTATTGTTGAGAATAACAGGCTCTACAAACTTTCCAGTATCGGAGAGATTCTGGTTCCGAAGATGAAAACAATTCTCGAAACATTCAACGTTTTTGATAAAAACCACGATTACTGGATAAATCAGGATATGACATCAATTCCTCCTGAGTTTCTTGACGAGATCGGAAAGCTTGGAAACTATATTGAAGTAAACCCTGACCGAAATCATGTGTTTGAATATCCAAAAGAAGTTGTAGAACATCTTTCCGAATCAGAGAAAGTGAGGATTTCGTCCTCCTTTTTCCTGCCCATCTATCCGTCACTGTGCATAGAGCTTGCCGCAAAGGGCACGGACATAACTCTGGTGTTTACAGAATACGTTTATGATAGAATGCTCAATGACTACAAGAAGGAACTTGAACATTTCCTGAACCTGAAACATACCAAACTTTATGTCTGCAATAATAATAATATGAAAATTGCTTCAAGCATAGTCACAGAAGAGTTCATGGCGCTTTCCCTTTTCTGTAACAGTGGGATTTACTACAATCATAATCTGGTAAGTTTTGATGAAAGTGCACTTAAATGGGGAAAAGGCCTTTTCAATCACTACAAAAATATAGCAAGACCCATTACCAAAGTGTAA
- the mtaC gene encoding methanol--corrinoid protein MtaC: MLDLKLEDIDGILVRYNVALEKEMTPDEAAEELYPKDELIYPVAKAIYEGEEDDVVDALQAAIDAGKKPIDLIDDALMVGMGVVTQLYDDGIIFLPNVMMSADAMLAGIEFCKSQTTEVPEPKGKVVCHVAEGDVHDIGKNIVAALLRANGYEVIDLGRDVPVDEVIAAVEKEKPIMLTGTALMTTTMYAFKEVNDKLLEKGIKLPFACGGGAVNQDFVSQYELGVYGEEAADAPKIADAIVAGTKDITALREEFHKH; encoded by the coding sequence ATGTTGGATTTGAAACTGGAAGACATCGATGGCATATTAGTACGCTACAACGTCGCCCTCGAAAAGGAAATGACCCCCGATGAAGCTGCAGAAGAGCTTTATCCCAAAGACGAACTCATCTATCCTGTTGCAAAAGCAATCTATGAAGGAGAAGAGGATGACGTAGTTGACGCACTCCAGGCTGCAATCGATGCAGGCAAGAAGCCAATCGACCTTATCGATGATGCCCTGATGGTAGGAATGGGAGTTGTAACCCAGCTCTACGACGATGGTATCATTTTCCTCCCGAACGTTATGATGTCCGCTGATGCCATGCTGGCAGGTATCGAATTCTGCAAGAGTCAGACCACCGAAGTTCCTGAGCCAAAAGGCAAGGTTGTCTGCCATGTTGCAGAAGGCGATGTCCATGACATCGGAAAGAACATTGTTGCTGCCCTTCTGAGAGCAAACGGCTACGAGGTAATTGACCTTGGAAGAGATGTCCCTGTAGACGAAGTAATCGCTGCAGTTGAAAAAGAAAAGCCAATAATGCTCACAGGTACTGCTCTTATGACAACCACCATGTATGCATTCAAGGAAGTTAATGACAAGCTCCTTGAAAAGGGAATAAAACTCCCATTCGCATGTGGTGGCGGTGCTGTGAACCAGGACTTCGTGTCTCAGTATGAACTTGGGGTTTATGGTGAAGAAGCCGCAGACGCCCCCAAGATTGCTGACGCAATCGTTGCAGGTACCAAAGATATCACAGCATTAAGAGAGGAGTTCCACAAACACTGA
- a CDS encoding cation diffusion facilitator family transporter — MQADKRLDETHNKTRNRSYTGLALSLILTLFKLLVGILGNSTLLLADAVRSFSDFINNCIKLLDYSIGSKPGDESHNYGHGKITTLCMGAGAVILLFASFHMISLSFGELLMFLQGKEPKMPEIIALYAAILAFILRNVMAIRTENLELQAKENSSKINTLVKKLSITPIKRSLIISIKDLLISCFVISGIGCTFLPGKDFDIADSFAALLLSLYLLGTSGILIYKIANELIEASLDEENNLRIREIINKTENVKGSGELKTRRIGKSIAINASVNVNNSLSILEAAEISNLVEERLKAAFTEDTYVLIKIEPVPGKNQNFKNKGRSSNKKNGEKASLF; from the coding sequence ATGCAAGCGGATAAAAGGCTTGACGAAACCCACAATAAAACCCGCAATAGATCTTATACAGGTCTTGCTTTGAGTTTGATACTCACACTTTTCAAATTGCTAGTCGGGATTTTGGGCAACAGTACTTTGCTTCTTGCCGATGCAGTTCGTTCCTTCTCCGATTTTATCAATAATTGTATAAAACTCCTGGATTATTCTATTGGAAGCAAGCCTGGAGATGAAAGCCACAACTACGGACATGGAAAAATCACAACCCTCTGCATGGGAGCAGGGGCTGTTATTCTTCTTTTTGCAAGTTTTCATATGATTTCCCTGAGTTTTGGGGAACTGCTCATGTTTTTGCAGGGTAAAGAGCCCAAGATGCCTGAAATTATTGCACTTTATGCAGCAATCTTAGCCTTTATATTAAGAAATGTTATGGCTATTCGGACAGAAAATCTCGAATTACAGGCTAAAGAAAATTCATCAAAAATTAATACCCTCGTAAAAAAATTATCAATTACTCCAATAAAACGTTCATTAATAATCTCAATAAAAGACTTATTAATATCCTGCTTTGTTATTTCAGGCATTGGATGTACATTTCTGCCTGGAAAAGACTTTGATATAGCTGATTCTTTCGCTGCGCTTCTTTTAAGCCTCTATCTCCTTGGAACTTCAGGTATACTTATTTACAAAATTGCAAACGAACTGATAGAAGCTTCCCTTGATGAGGAAAATAACCTTAGAATCAGGGAGATTATAAACAAAACAGAAAACGTCAAGGGTTCCGGAGAACTTAAAACCCGAAGGATAGGGAAGAGTATAGCAATCAATGCCAGTGTTAATGTGAATAACTCTTTAAGTATCTTGGAAGCCGCAGAGATATCAAACCTCGTAGAGGAAAGGCTGAAAGCAGCTTTTACGGAAGATACATACGTACTGATAAAAATTGAGCCCGTCCCGGGAAAAAACCAGAATTTCAAAAACAAAGGTAGATCCTCTAATAAGAAAAACGGGGAAAAAGCAAGTTTATTTTAA
- a CDS encoding hydantoinase/oxoprolinase family protein, with the protein MYFSLGIDAGGTYTDAVIIRDSDGSVIESSKALTTYPDPLPGMKNAIDALNSEHLKDIKLVSVSTTLSTNTILESTGFPVGLIMVGDYLIPEKLPTDYWIAVSGGHNSDGEELKALDLDSVEEFALKVKNKVSAFAVSSYFSNRNPEHELAVKKAVKELTGHPVVCGHELSQDLGAYERAITAFLNAQLIPITHKFIQAIVQEFEIRGINANLLMLKCDGSVVGIEEALEKPIETIFSGPAASLVGASYLSKIDTCAMIDVGGTSTDVAMMENGLPQLSNMGAVVGGWQTRVKAIRMETSATGGDSHIWVKGDRTYIGPRRVIPLCRASVIYPGLREKLKSNRVAKGYLCESIQVTKFYVRTGFKPIELKAGEREIYKHIGNEPVSFGDLLIALKKRPSPSILDSLVQKRLIQAIGFTPTDALHVLGEYTEWDVEAATIGASMLGRIVKQSPETFSAEAKRKVARNIAEDLIAYLIEGMPRNEIDRVLLGRNYTRFRVEIPVVLLGGPVNAYVEDLKSLINADFIVPEYADVGNAVGALVGKGIKRVEILIKTKVIKSLEGEAENIDNEDHEKCTAEEILPYQTKNEFIVFSPSERKKFESYNEAAEFAEKLGRQLVMDYMVSAGLQKENIKIDVSRKHLAPSGWTDVPLETKLVFVGIGIPKTTIHSLRG; encoded by the coding sequence ATGTACTTCAGTCTTGGAATCGATGCAGGGGGCACTTATACTGATGCTGTTATCATTAGAGATTCGGATGGATCTGTGATAGAATCCAGTAAAGCGCTGACTACCTATCCCGATCCCCTCCCTGGGATGAAAAATGCTATTGATGCGCTGAACTCGGAGCATCTTAAAGACATTAAACTGGTATCTGTATCTACAACCCTGTCTACAAATACCATTCTGGAAAGCACAGGGTTTCCGGTAGGGCTAATAATGGTAGGGGATTATTTGATTCCTGAGAAACTCCCTACGGACTACTGGATAGCGGTCTCTGGTGGACATAATAGTGATGGAGAAGAACTGAAGGCTCTTGACCTCGATTCAGTAGAAGAATTTGCCCTCAAGGTAAAAAATAAGGTTTCGGCTTTTGCAGTTTCTTCATATTTCAGTAACCGTAATCCGGAACATGAGCTTGCTGTCAAAAAAGCCGTAAAGGAACTTACAGGGCACCCTGTTGTTTGCGGGCACGAACTTTCACAGGATCTTGGAGCCTATGAAAGGGCTATAACTGCATTTCTTAACGCCCAGTTAATTCCCATTACTCACAAGTTTATCCAGGCGATAGTTCAGGAGTTTGAAATCCGAGGGATAAATGCAAATCTGCTGATGCTAAAATGTGATGGATCAGTGGTGGGAATAGAAGAAGCCCTGGAAAAGCCCATTGAGACAATATTTTCAGGGCCTGCCGCAAGCCTTGTTGGAGCATCTTATCTGAGCAAGATAGATACCTGTGCTATGATCGACGTTGGCGGTACGAGCACGGATGTAGCTATGATGGAGAACGGGCTTCCCCAACTCAGTAACATGGGTGCCGTTGTTGGAGGCTGGCAAACCCGCGTAAAAGCAATTCGTATGGAAACCTCTGCAACAGGAGGAGACAGCCATATCTGGGTAAAAGGCGACAGAACTTATATCGGCCCTCGCCGTGTAATCCCACTCTGCCGAGCTTCGGTCATATATCCCGGTTTAAGGGAAAAACTGAAATCTAACAGGGTTGCAAAAGGGTATCTCTGCGAAAGCATCCAGGTAACTAAATTTTATGTCAGGACCGGCTTCAAGCCTATCGAATTGAAGGCAGGAGAGCGGGAAATCTACAAGCACATCGGAAATGAGCCTGTTTCCTTCGGTGACCTACTCATAGCCCTGAAAAAACGTCCTTCTCCGTCCATTCTGGACTCATTAGTCCAGAAAAGGTTAATCCAGGCAATAGGCTTTACGCCTACCGATGCTCTTCATGTGCTTGGAGAATATACCGAATGGGATGTAGAGGCTGCAACAATTGGAGCTTCCATGCTTGGGAGGATAGTTAAGCAGAGCCCAGAAACTTTCAGTGCGGAAGCAAAACGCAAGGTTGCGCGAAATATTGCTGAAGATCTTATTGCCTATCTTATAGAAGGAATGCCTAGAAACGAGATTGACAGGGTTCTTCTCGGAAGAAACTATACCCGTTTCAGAGTTGAAATTCCTGTGGTGCTTCTAGGAGGACCTGTAAACGCATATGTTGAGGATCTAAAAAGCCTGATTAATGCTGACTTCATCGTTCCAGAGTATGCTGATGTTGGCAATGCTGTCGGCGCTCTTGTCGGAAAAGGAATTAAAAGAGTAGAGATTCTTATAAAAACAAAAGTTATTAAGTCTCTTGAAGGTGAGGCTGAAAATATAGATAACGAGGATCACGAGAAGTGTACTGCAGAAGAGATCTTGCCGTATCAAACTAAAAACGAGTTCATTGTCTTTTCCCCATCTGAAAGAAAGAAATTTGAAAGCTATAATGAAGCCGCTGAGTTCGCAGAAAAGCTTGGAAGACAGCTTGTTATGGACTACATGGTGAGTGCAGGACTTCAGAAGGAGAATATAAAAATAGATGTAAGCCGGAAGCATCTGGCACCGAGCGGCTGGACTGATGTGCCCCTGGAAACAAAACTTGTTTTCGTAGGAATAGGAATTCCAAAAACTACGATTCACAGCTTGAGAGGATAA
- a CDS encoding acetate uptake transporter gives MSENVGTATVIVDKTANAAPLGFTGLGLAAVLLSLSYIGIYPVESMIVSMAIFLGGFAQVFAGIMSWKKGDIFAGTAFSAFGLFWFSLAGLLVMPAIGWAEASSGTAMAAYLFIWGVYTFVMLIATMRIGVRALQFVFVTLFLLFMLLAVVNATGSTGLLTVAGYVGLVMGLGALYTALGMVMNEIHGKTVIPL, from the coding sequence ATGAGCGAAAACGTAGGAACTGCTACTGTAATAGTTGACAAGACTGCAAATGCTGCCCCTCTGGGCTTTACCGGCCTTGGCCTTGCCGCAGTTCTGCTAAGTCTGAGCTATATAGGGATATATCCTGTGGAATCAATGATCGTATCCATGGCAATATTTCTGGGTGGGTTTGCCCAGGTGTTTGCAGGAATTATGTCCTGGAAAAAAGGAGATATTTTTGCAGGGACTGCATTCTCTGCTTTCGGTCTGTTCTGGTTCTCACTGGCCGGATTGCTTGTTATGCCTGCAATCGGCTGGGCTGAGGCTTCGTCCGGAACTGCTATGGCCGCGTATCTCTTTATCTGGGGTGTCTATACCTTTGTTATGCTGATCGCTACTATGAGAATCGGAGTCCGTGCCCTCCAGTTTGTATTTGTTACATTATTTTTGTTATTTATGTTGCTTGCTGTTGTAAACGCAACCGGCAGTACAGGGTTGCTTACAGTAGCTGGCTATGTAGGACTTGTTATGGGCCTTGGAGCTCTTTATACAGCTCTTGGCATGGTAATGAATGAAATCCACGGAAAAACTGTAATCCCACTCTAA
- the mtaB gene encoding methanol--corrinoid protein co-methyltransferase MtaB — protein sequence MVKKYTSMAYANADELIFGQSKFPVKAGLGLEIGAGYTTPEINYAPRPGAGVSKEKLIKEYERITTDVMSRMVQIGAPSIVLETEHVQQMSNNPEWGGAVAHAQKTIMEEYHDEYGIKCALRHTIGDIRETRDYLDLRGDKYSTFMEAFEEAANNGADMLAVESMGGKEVFDYSILRNDTAGILFGIGVLGSMDMEMVWKDISDVAKKTGTVSSGDTDCAQANTAMFIAGGLLDKNLAHTTAIVARAISAARSLCAYEAGAIGPGKDCGYENSIIKAISGVPIAQEGKTSTCAHSDLMGNIVMQCCDLWSNESVEYHGEFGGTTVQCWSETLAYDCSMMNVALKTGKAKDLRDILVLSDKYRDPQGYVLAYDNAYRVAQEIAKDGENNYLRAKNAAIECCNIIEEGVNSGKLRLTRFETNALAKVKADLEALTDDADQFMSDNLTKFKQEVAVFRPENYGL from the coding sequence ATGGTAAAAAAATACACTTCAATGGCTTATGCTAACGCAGATGAACTGATTTTCGGGCAATCAAAATTCCCTGTAAAGGCAGGTCTTGGCCTTGAAATTGGTGCAGGTTACACGACTCCCGAAATAAACTACGCCCCAAGGCCTGGAGCCGGTGTATCCAAAGAAAAGCTCATAAAAGAGTATGAAAGGATCACCACTGACGTTATGTCAAGGATGGTTCAAATCGGAGCACCCTCTATTGTGCTTGAAACTGAACACGTTCAGCAGATGTCCAACAACCCTGAGTGGGGAGGGGCTGTTGCACATGCCCAGAAGACCATCATGGAAGAATATCATGATGAATACGGTATAAAATGTGCACTCCGCCATACAATTGGAGATATTCGTGAGACCAGGGACTACCTCGATCTCAGAGGAGACAAGTACAGCACCTTTATGGAAGCCTTTGAAGAAGCTGCCAACAACGGTGCAGATATGCTTGCAGTTGAATCAATGGGTGGTAAGGAAGTCTTTGACTATTCTATTCTGAGGAACGACACTGCAGGTATCCTCTTCGGGATCGGTGTGCTCGGCAGCATGGATATGGAAATGGTCTGGAAGGACATTTCAGATGTTGCAAAGAAGACCGGAACTGTATCTTCAGGTGATACGGACTGTGCCCAGGCAAACACTGCAATGTTCATTGCAGGCGGTCTGCTTGACAAGAACCTTGCCCACACAACTGCAATTGTTGCAAGGGCAATCTCTGCAGCAAGGTCTCTCTGTGCATATGAAGCTGGCGCAATAGGTCCTGGAAAGGACTGTGGTTATGAGAACAGCATCATAAAGGCCATTTCAGGTGTCCCGATTGCTCAGGAAGGTAAGACCTCAACCTGTGCTCACTCTGACCTGATGGGTAACATTGTCATGCAATGCTGTGACCTCTGGTCCAACGAGTCCGTTGAATACCACGGTGAATTCGGCGGTACAACTGTACAGTGCTGGTCTGAGACTCTTGCATACGACTGTTCAATGATGAACGTTGCCCTTAAGACCGGAAAAGCAAAGGACCTCAGAGACATTCTCGTGCTCTCAGACAAATACAGAGACCCACAGGGTTATGTGCTTGCTTACGACAATGCCTACAGGGTAGCACAGGAAATCGCAAAGGATGGAGAGAATAACTACCTCCGTGCAAAGAACGCAGCAATCGAATGTTGCAACATCATTGAAGAAGGTGTCAACTCCGGCAAGCTAAGACTTACAAGATTCGAAACCAATGCTCTTGCAAAGGTTAAGGCCGACCTTGAAGCCCTCACCGATGATGCTGACCAGTTCATGAGCGACAACCTGACCAAGTTCAAACAAGAAGTTGCCGTTTTCAGACCAGAAAACTACGGGCTCTAA
- a CDS encoding hydantoinase/oxoprolinase N-terminal domain-containing protein: MQYSLGIDAGGTYTDAVILRDSDSWILDISKAITTYPDLMVGIRNAIDKLNPEYLSKVKLVSVSTTLSTNTILEKTGYPVGLILVGNYTVPRKLPADYCIIVKGGHDSNGDELRPLDLTAVEQFAISLKKKVSAFAVSSYFSTRNPEHELKVKEIVLKLTGHPVVCGYELSQELGAYERAATAVLNAQLIPITYQFIHSITAEIKKRNLDAKILMLKCDGSVIDIKGAKLRPIETIFSGPAASIKGASYLSGLDTCAVIDVGGTSTDVSIIKNGVPELCEKGAVVGGWQTRVKAIRMESSANGGDSHVWFKKCIRIGPRRVMPLCVAAVRYPNFIEILEKSPVPLRTMLSEHTQPTKFFVSTGADPINPTESEKKLLEIIKGEPLSIYGILNKMKRFPSPEVLDSLVQQRAIQAIGFTPTDALHVLGEYTEWDVGAAQIGAKKLSRFTQLGVHAFCKKVKQQIAKNMVYSLMSFIMEGRGKEGIKKLLEEDVPAQYKLNIPVVLIGGPVKAYYEEIKGLIDAEIIVPEQASVGNAVGALVGKGIKRIEIIIRPSSMENPDQNFLVFTPSGRKKFEQYSMAVEYSHKTGEGLIIDSMKDFGLPEGSIKISTNTEYLSPPGWKHMPMETKMTFVGICDPDILTN; this comes from the coding sequence ATGCAATATAGTCTGGGTATTGACGCAGGCGGAACCTACACTGATGCCGTAATTTTAAGAGATTCGGACAGCTGGATCCTTGATATCAGCAAGGCAATTACTACCTATCCGGACCTTATGGTCGGAATTCGAAATGCAATTGATAAACTGAATCCAGAGTATCTCAGCAAAGTAAAGCTGGTATCGGTTTCCACAACCCTGTCAACAAATACCATTCTCGAAAAAACAGGGTATCCTGTTGGTCTGATCTTGGTAGGGAACTACACTGTCCCAAGAAAACTTCCAGCAGACTACTGTATTATTGTAAAAGGAGGACATGACAGCAACGGAGATGAACTGCGGCCTCTGGATCTTACTGCCGTAGAACAATTTGCAATAAGCCTGAAAAAGAAAGTCTCCGCGTTTGCAGTGTCTTCGTACTTCAGCACAAGAAACCCGGAACATGAGCTTAAAGTAAAGGAGATAGTTCTTAAATTGACAGGACATCCTGTGGTTTGCGGATATGAATTATCTCAGGAGCTTGGAGCTTACGAACGGGCAGCCACAGCCGTTTTAAACGCCCAGCTAATTCCTATAACCTACCAGTTTATCCATTCCATCACTGCCGAAATAAAGAAAAGAAACCTTGATGCGAAAATCCTTATGCTGAAGTGTGACGGCTCGGTTATAGATATAAAAGGTGCAAAACTGCGTCCCATTGAAACCATATTCTCAGGCCCTGCTGCAAGCATTAAGGGAGCTTCTTACCTGTCAGGGCTGGATACCTGTGCTGTAATCGATGTGGGAGGGACAAGTACGGATGTCTCCATAATAAAAAATGGAGTCCCTGAGCTTTGTGAGAAAGGAGCAGTTGTAGGAGGCTGGCAAACCCGAGTAAAAGCAATAAGAATGGAGAGTTCAGCAAACGGGGGAGATAGCCATGTGTGGTTTAAGAAATGCATCAGGATAGGGCCAAGAAGGGTTATGCCTCTCTGCGTTGCTGCTGTACGGTACCCAAATTTTATTGAGATACTTGAAAAGAGTCCCGTGCCCCTGAGAACTATGCTCAGTGAACATACTCAGCCCACAAAATTTTTTGTCAGTACTGGAGCAGACCCTATTAATCCTACAGAAAGCGAAAAAAAGTTACTCGAGATTATCAAAGGCGAACCTCTTTCGATCTACGGAATTTTAAATAAAATGAAGCGGTTTCCTTCTCCAGAAGTTCTTGATTCACTGGTTCAACAGCGTGCAATCCAGGCTATAGGTTTCACACCGACTGATGCCCTGCATGTACTCGGGGAATATACCGAATGGGATGTAGGAGCTGCACAGATTGGAGCCAAAAAACTTTCGCGTTTTACTCAACTAGGAGTTCACGCTTTTTGCAAAAAGGTAAAGCAGCAGATTGCAAAAAATATGGTTTACAGCCTGATGTCCTTTATCATGGAAGGCAGAGGAAAAGAAGGAATAAAGAAACTACTGGAGGAAGACGTTCCTGCCCAGTATAAATTAAATATTCCCGTAGTCTTGATCGGAGGCCCTGTAAAGGCTTATTATGAAGAGATCAAGGGTCTCATAGATGCAGAGATTATAGTTCCTGAGCAGGCCAGCGTAGGAAATGCAGTTGGAGCTCTAGTAGGAAAAGGCATTAAAAGAATTGAGATAATTATAAGACCATCCTCAATGGAAAATCCGGACCAGAATTTCTTGGTATTTACCCCTTCAGGCAGGAAGAAATTTGAGCAATATAGTATGGCAGTAGAATATTCCCATAAAACTGGTGAAGGACTTATTATAGATTCAATGAAAGATTTTGGACTTCCGGAAGGCTCAATAAAAATAAGTACAAATACGGAATACCTTTCTCCACCTGGCTGGAAACATATGCCAATGGAAACAAAAATGACTTTTGTAGGGATCTGTGACCCTGATATTTTAACTAATTAG